One Tomitella gaofuii DNA segment encodes these proteins:
- a CDS encoding AMP-binding protein: MAAQTMSRSGAHDGRTLPNEFPTALAMFRASAAAAPGVPLVRYFDTTLTFAEVDGMSDALAVALSEHGLAKGDRVAVVLQNIPQYFPVVLAAWKIGAVPVPINPMYKRRELHEILADSGAAAAVCLESVAEELVAAAADTDVRTVLTTSELDLQTRYDPRIFASSERRRGIGTGDLLETIERYRGRRPEPVDLGPDDLAYLPYTSGTTGPPKGSMSTHANVVFTAQVYRDSVGMAAGGGMFAVAPLFHITGLIGHIAAPMLTRCPAVLTCRFHPVTAAEAIREHGATRIIGAITVFIAWTDAAEVTREHLASLRSVFSGGAPVPEGALAAFGDKFGHYIHNGYGLTETNSPAITVPFGATAPVDPDSGAVSIGTPVADTVAEVVGDDDAVLPVGEVGEIVIAGPQVCAGYWNKPDETLRAMPGGRFHTGDVGLMDADGWFYIVDRKKDQINASGFKVWPREVEDVLYAHPAVREAAVVGAVDRYRGETVKAVVSLKSSAEADEDGLIAFCRERMAAYKVPRAVEIRDELPKTVTGKILRRALRGG; encoded by the coding sequence ATGGCCGCGCAGACCATGAGCCGGTCCGGGGCCCACGACGGCCGGACTCTGCCGAACGAGTTCCCCACCGCGCTCGCGATGTTCCGCGCCTCCGCAGCGGCTGCCCCGGGCGTGCCGCTGGTCAGGTACTTCGACACGACGCTGACCTTCGCCGAGGTGGACGGGATGTCCGACGCGCTGGCCGTCGCGCTGTCGGAGCACGGACTGGCCAAGGGCGACCGGGTGGCCGTGGTGCTGCAGAACATCCCGCAGTACTTTCCCGTGGTGCTCGCGGCGTGGAAGATCGGCGCCGTCCCCGTGCCGATCAACCCGATGTACAAGCGGCGCGAGCTGCACGAGATCCTCGCCGACAGCGGCGCCGCGGCGGCCGTGTGCCTGGAGTCGGTGGCCGAGGAGCTGGTCGCCGCGGCGGCGGACACGGACGTGCGGACCGTCCTCACCACCAGCGAACTCGACCTGCAGACCCGCTACGACCCGCGGATCTTCGCTTCCTCCGAGCGTCGGCGCGGCATCGGCACGGGCGACCTGCTCGAGACGATCGAGCGGTATCGCGGGCGGCGGCCGGAGCCGGTGGACCTGGGGCCGGACGACCTCGCCTACCTGCCCTACACCTCGGGCACCACGGGCCCGCCCAAGGGGTCGATGAGCACGCACGCCAACGTGGTCTTCACCGCGCAGGTCTACCGGGACAGTGTGGGAATGGCCGCCGGCGGCGGCATGTTCGCCGTGGCGCCGCTGTTCCACATCACCGGGCTCATCGGGCACATCGCGGCGCCGATGCTCACGCGCTGCCCGGCGGTGCTCACATGCCGCTTCCATCCTGTCACCGCCGCCGAGGCCATCCGGGAGCACGGGGCGACGCGGATCATCGGGGCCATCACGGTGTTCATCGCCTGGACGGACGCCGCGGAGGTGACCCGGGAGCACCTGGCGAGCCTGCGGTCGGTGTTCTCCGGGGGCGCGCCGGTGCCGGAGGGGGCGCTGGCGGCGTTCGGCGACAAGTTCGGCCACTACATCCACAACGGCTACGGGCTGACCGAGACCAACAGTCCCGCCATCACGGTGCCGTTCGGCGCAACGGCCCCCGTGGACCCGGATTCGGGCGCGGTGTCCATCGGCACGCCCGTGGCGGACACGGTCGCGGAGGTGGTCGGCGACGACGACGCGGTGCTGCCGGTCGGCGAGGTGGGCGAGATCGTCATCGCCGGCCCGCAGGTGTGCGCCGGGTACTGGAACAAGCCGGACGAGACGTTGCGCGCCATGCCGGGCGGCCGGTTCCACACGGGCGACGTCGGACTGATGGACGCGGACGGCTGGTTCTACATCGTCGACCGCAAGAAGGACCAGATCAACGCGTCGGGGTTCAAGGTGTGGCCGCGGGAGGTCGAGGACGTGCTGTACGCCCACCCGGCGGTGCGCGAGGCCGCGGTGGTCGGCGCCGTCGACCGGTACCGGGGTGAGACGGTGAAGGCCGTCGTCTCGCTCAAGTCCAGCGCTG